A region of Mustela lutreola isolate mMusLut2 chromosome 17, mMusLut2.pri, whole genome shotgun sequence DNA encodes the following proteins:
- the ATXN2L gene encoding ataxin-2-like protein isoform X7 has translation MLKPQPPQQTSQPQPPPPTPQAVARRPPGGASPPNGGLAGPLAPTSAPAGPPAAASPCLGPAAAAGSGPRRGAEGIGAPQPPPQPQHQERPGAAAVGSARGQSTGKGPPQSPVFEGVYNNSRMLHFLTAVVGSTCDVRVKNGTTYEGIFKTLSSKFELAVDAVHRKASEPAGGPRREDIVDTMVFKPSDVMLVHFRNVDFNYATKDKFTDSAIAMNSKVNGEHKEKVLQRWEGGDSNSDDYDLESDMSNGWDPNEMFKFNEENYGVKTTYDSSLSSYTVPLEKDNSEEFRQRELRAAQLAREIESSPQYRLRIAMENDDGRTEEEKHSAVQRQGSGRESPGLAAREGKYIPLPQRVREGPRGGVRCSSSRGGRPGLSSLPPRGPHHLDSSSPGPGSETRGINGGPSRMSPKAQRPLRGGAKTLSSPSSRPSGEASVAPPPAAFPFLPVGRMYPPRSPKSAAPAPVSASCPDAPMGSAVPTSSASIPVTSSVVDPGVGSISPASPKISLAPTDVKELPAKEPGRTLESQELSRIAGKVPGLQNEQKRFQLEELRRFGAQFKLQSSGSPEPGLDPFPPRVVKEEAKGNEKEADGLSASEPVGSPGSAKTESVSDKEDKPPLPPAGGTEGPEQPLPSCPSQTGSPPVGLLKGDDKDEGPVAEQVKKSTLNPNAKEFNPTKPLLSVNKSTSTPTSPGPRTHSTPSIPVLTAGQSGLYSPQYISYIPQIHMGPAVQAPQMYPYPVSNSVPGQQGKYRGAKGSLPPQRSDQHQPASAPPMMQAAAAAGPPLVAATPYSSYIPYTPQQFPGQPAMMQPMAHYPSQPVFAPMLQSNPRMLTSGSHPQAIVSSSTPQYPSAEQPTAQALYATVHQSYPHHATQLHAHQPQPATTPTGSQPQSQHAAPSPVQHQAGQAPHLGSGQPQQNLYHPGALTGTPPSLPPGPSAQSPQSSFPQPAAVYAIHAHQQLPHGFTNMAHVTQAHVQTGITAAPPPHPGAPHPPQVMLLHPPQSHGGPPQGAVPQSGVPALSASTPSPYPYIGHPQGEQPGQAPGFPGGADDRIPLSDPDCLLT, from the exons ATGTTGAAGCCTCAGCCGCCACAGCAGACCTCCCAGCCCCAGCCGCCGCCCCCCACGCCCCAGGCCGTGGCCCGCCGGCCTCCCGGGGGCGCCAGCCCTCCCAACGGCGGCCTCGCGGGGCCCCTGGCCCCCACCTCGGCTCCCGCAGGGCCTCCCGCGGCCGCTTCGCCCTGCCTGGGgcctgccgccgccgccgggagCGGGCCCCGCCGGGGAGCCGAGGGCATCGGGGCGCCGCAGCCCCCGCCGCAGCCGCAGCATCAGGAGAGGCCGGGGGCGGCGGCCGTCGGCAGCGCCAG gGGACAGAGCACAGGAAAGGGACCCCCACAGTCTCCG GTGTTCGAGGGTGTCTACAACAATTCCAGAATGCTGCATTTTCTTACAGCTGTTGTG GGCTCCACCTGTGATGTGAGGGTGAAGAATGGCACCACCTACGAAGGTATCTTCAAGACTCTGAGCTCCAAG TTTGAATTAGCAGTAGACGCTGTACACCGGAAAGCATCTGAGCCAGCAGGTGGCCCTCGTCGGGAAGACATTGTGGACACCATGGTGTTTAAGCCAAGCGATGTCATGCTCGTCCACTTCCGAAATGTTGACTTCAATTATGCTACTAAAG ATAAGTTCACTGATTCAGCCATTGCCATGAACTCGAAGGTGAACGGGGAGCACAAAGAGAAGGTGCTCCAGCGCTGGGAAGGGGGCGACAGCAACAGCGATGACTATGACCTGGAGTCGGACATG tcCAACGGCTGGGACCCCAACGAAATGTTCAAGTTCAACGAGGAGAACTATGGTGTGAAGACTACATATGACAGCAGTCTTTCTTCGTACAC GGTGCCCTTGGAGAAGGACAACTCAGAAGAGTTTCGTCAGCGGGAGCTGCGTGCAGCCCAGTTGGCTCGGGAGATTGAATCGAGCCCCCAGTACCGCCTGCGAATCGCCATGGAGAATGACGACGGGCGCACGGAGGAGGAGAAGCACAGCGCGGTGCAGCGGCAGGGCTCGGGCCGGGAGAGCCCCGGCTTGGCGGCACG GGAGGGAAAGTACATCCCTCTACCCCAGCGAGTTCGGGAAGGTCCCCGGGGAGGAGTTCGATGCAGTAGTTCCCGTGGTGGCCGACCGGGCCTTAGCTCTTTGCCACCTCGTGGCCCTCACCACCTTGACAGTAGCAGCCCCGGCCCGGGTTCGGAGACACGTGGTATCAATGGAG gccctTCCCGCATGTCCCCTAAGGCACAGCGGCCCCTGAGAGGTGGTGCCAAGACTCTGTCTTCACCCAGCAGTAGGCCTTCTGGAGAAGCTTCTGTTGCGCCTCCTCCTGCAG ctttccctttccttccagtGGGCCGGATGTACCCCCCGCGCTCTCCCAAGTCGGCTGCTCCTGCCCCAGTCTCCGCTTCCTGTCCTGATGCCCCCATGGGCTCAGCAGTACCGACCTCTTCGGCTTCCATCCCTGTGACATCATCGGTCGTGGATCCTGGAGTAGGCTCCATTTCCCCTGCTTCTCCAAAGATCTCATTGGCCCCCACAGATG TAAAAGAACTTCCAGCCAAGGAACCTGGGAGGACTCTGGAGTCCCAGGAGCTGTCCCGGATAGCTGGGAAAG TTCCTGGCCTTCAGAATGAACAGAAGCGCTTTCAGCTGGAAGAACTGAGGAGATTTGGGGCCCAGTTTAAG CTGCAGTCCAGCGGCTCCCCTGAGCCCGGCCTGGATCCGTTTCCTCCCCGGGTCGTGAAGGAGGAGGCCAAGGGGAACGAGAAGGAGGCTGACGGTCTGTCGGCTTCGGAGCCCGTGGGGTCCCCAGGCTCCGCGAAGACGGAGTCCGTGTCAGATAAGGAGGACAAGCCACCGCTGCCGCCGGCGGGAGGCACGGAGGGCCCCGAGCAGCCCCTGCCATCTTGCCCAAGCCAAACTGGCAGCCCCCCGGTGGGCCTCCTCAAGGGAGACGACAAGGATGAGGGCCCCGTCGCCGA ACAAGTGAAGAAGTCCACACTGAACCCCAATGCCAAGGAGTTCAATCCCACAAAGCCTCTGCTGTCTGTG AATAAATCCACCAGTACCCCCACTTCTCCGGGGCCCCGGACTCATTCTACTCCCTCCATCCCGGTGCTGACAGCAGGCCAGAGTGGGCTCTACAGCCCCCAGTACATTTCCTACATACCTCAGATCCATATGGGACCGGCTGTCCAG GCCCCTCAGATGTATCCGTACCCTGTATCCAACTCTGTGCCTGGACAGCAGGGCAAATACCGGGGAGCAAAAG gctccctgcccccccagcGCTCGGACCAACACCAGCCAGCCTCAGCCCCTCCGATGATGCaggccgctgccgccgccggccCGCCCCTGGTGGCTGCCACGCCGTACTCCTCCTACATCCCTTACACGCCGCAGCAGTTCCCCGGCCAGCCCGCCATGATGCAGCCCATGGCCCACTACCCCTCGCAG CCGGTGTTTGCCCCCATGCTCCAGAGCAACCCACGCATGCTGACGTCGGGGAGCCATCCCCAGGCCATCGTGTCGTCCTCCACCCCTCAGTACCCTTCTGCAGAGCAGCCCACCGCCCAAGCCctctatg CCACTGTTCACCAGTCCTATCCACACCACGCCACGCAGCTCCATGCCCACCAGCCGCAGCCGGCCACCACGCCTACTGGGAGCCAGCCGCAGTCGCAGCATGCGGCCCCCAGTCCCGTCCAG CACCAGGCGGGGCAGGCCCCACACCTGGGCAGTGGACAGCCACAGCAGAATCTgtaccacccaggggccctgacagGCACGCCGCCTTCTCTGCCACCGGGACCTTCTGCCCAGTCCCCTCAGAGCAGCTTCCCCCAGCCAGCCGCTGTGTATGCCATCCATGCCCACCAGCAGCTGCCCCACGGCTTCACCAACATGGCCCACGTTACCCAG GCCCATGTCCAAACTGGAATCACAGCAGCCCCGCCCCCTCACCCTGGGGCTCCCCACCcgccccaggtgatgctgctgcaCCCACCCCAGAGCCATGGGGGCCCCCCCCAAGGCGCGGTGCCCCAGAGTGGGGTGCCTGCACTCTCAGCTTCCACACCCTCACCCTACCCCTACATCGGACACCCCCAAGGTGAGCAGCCCGGCCAGGCGCCTGGATTTCCAGGAGGAGCCGATGACAGGATTC CTCTCAGTGACCCCGACTGTCTCCTGACTTAG
- the ATXN2L gene encoding ataxin-2-like protein isoform X12, with protein sequence MLKPQPPQQTSQPQPPPPTPQAVARRPPGGASPPNGGLAGPLAPTSAPAGPPAAASPCLGPAAAAGSGPRRGAEGIGAPQPPPQPQHQERPGAAAVGSARGQSTGKGPPQSPVFEGVYNNSRMLHFLTAVVGSTCDVRVKNGTTYEGIFKTLSSKFELAVDAVHRKASEPAGGPRREDIVDTMVFKPSDVMLVHFRNVDFNYATKDKFTDSAIAMNSKVNGEHKEKVLQRWEGGDSNSDDYDLESDMSNGWDPNEMFKFNEENYGVKTTYDSSLSSYTVPLEKDNSEEFRQRELRAAQLAREIESSPQYRLRIAMENDDGRTEEEKHSAVQRQGSGRESPGLAAREGKYIPLPQRVREGPRGGVRCSSSRGGRPGLSSLPPRGPHHLDSSSPGPGSETRGINGGPSRMSPKAQRPLRGGAKTLSSPSSRPSGEASVAPPPAAFPFLPVGRMYPPRSPKSAAPAPVSASCPDAPMGSAVPTSSASIPVTSSVVDPGVGSISPASPKISLAPTDVKELPAKEPGRTLESQELSRIAGKVPGLQNEQKRFQLEELRRFGAQFKLQSSGSPEPGLDPFPPRVVKEEAKGNEKEADGLSASEPVGSPGSAKTESVSDKEDKPPLPPAGGTEGPEQPLPSCPSQTGSPPVGLLKGDDKDEGPVAEQVKKSTLNPNAKEFNPTKPLLSVNKSTSTPTSPGPRTHSTPSIPVLTAGQSGLYSPQYISYIPQIHMGPAVQAPQMYPYPVSNSVPGQQGKYRGAKGSLPPQRSDQHQPASAPPMMQAAAAAGPPLVAATPYSSYIPYTPQQFPGQPAMMQPMAHYPSQPVFAPMLQSNPRMLTSGSHPQAIVSSSTPQYPSAEQPTAQALYATVHQSYPHHATQLHAHQPQPATTPTGSQPQSQHAAPSPVQHQAGQAPHLGSGQPQQNLYHPGALTGTPPSLPPGPSAQSPQSSFPQPAAVYAIHAHQQLPHGFTNMAHVTQAHVQTGITAAPPPHPGAPHPPQVMLLHPPQSHGGPPQGAVPQSGVPALSASTPSPYPYIGHPQALSDPDCLLT encoded by the exons ATGTTGAAGCCTCAGCCGCCACAGCAGACCTCCCAGCCCCAGCCGCCGCCCCCCACGCCCCAGGCCGTGGCCCGCCGGCCTCCCGGGGGCGCCAGCCCTCCCAACGGCGGCCTCGCGGGGCCCCTGGCCCCCACCTCGGCTCCCGCAGGGCCTCCCGCGGCCGCTTCGCCCTGCCTGGGgcctgccgccgccgccgggagCGGGCCCCGCCGGGGAGCCGAGGGCATCGGGGCGCCGCAGCCCCCGCCGCAGCCGCAGCATCAGGAGAGGCCGGGGGCGGCGGCCGTCGGCAGCGCCAG gGGACAGAGCACAGGAAAGGGACCCCCACAGTCTCCG GTGTTCGAGGGTGTCTACAACAATTCCAGAATGCTGCATTTTCTTACAGCTGTTGTG GGCTCCACCTGTGATGTGAGGGTGAAGAATGGCACCACCTACGAAGGTATCTTCAAGACTCTGAGCTCCAAG TTTGAATTAGCAGTAGACGCTGTACACCGGAAAGCATCTGAGCCAGCAGGTGGCCCTCGTCGGGAAGACATTGTGGACACCATGGTGTTTAAGCCAAGCGATGTCATGCTCGTCCACTTCCGAAATGTTGACTTCAATTATGCTACTAAAG ATAAGTTCACTGATTCAGCCATTGCCATGAACTCGAAGGTGAACGGGGAGCACAAAGAGAAGGTGCTCCAGCGCTGGGAAGGGGGCGACAGCAACAGCGATGACTATGACCTGGAGTCGGACATG tcCAACGGCTGGGACCCCAACGAAATGTTCAAGTTCAACGAGGAGAACTATGGTGTGAAGACTACATATGACAGCAGTCTTTCTTCGTACAC GGTGCCCTTGGAGAAGGACAACTCAGAAGAGTTTCGTCAGCGGGAGCTGCGTGCAGCCCAGTTGGCTCGGGAGATTGAATCGAGCCCCCAGTACCGCCTGCGAATCGCCATGGAGAATGACGACGGGCGCACGGAGGAGGAGAAGCACAGCGCGGTGCAGCGGCAGGGCTCGGGCCGGGAGAGCCCCGGCTTGGCGGCACG GGAGGGAAAGTACATCCCTCTACCCCAGCGAGTTCGGGAAGGTCCCCGGGGAGGAGTTCGATGCAGTAGTTCCCGTGGTGGCCGACCGGGCCTTAGCTCTTTGCCACCTCGTGGCCCTCACCACCTTGACAGTAGCAGCCCCGGCCCGGGTTCGGAGACACGTGGTATCAATGGAG gccctTCCCGCATGTCCCCTAAGGCACAGCGGCCCCTGAGAGGTGGTGCCAAGACTCTGTCTTCACCCAGCAGTAGGCCTTCTGGAGAAGCTTCTGTTGCGCCTCCTCCTGCAG ctttccctttccttccagtGGGCCGGATGTACCCCCCGCGCTCTCCCAAGTCGGCTGCTCCTGCCCCAGTCTCCGCTTCCTGTCCTGATGCCCCCATGGGCTCAGCAGTACCGACCTCTTCGGCTTCCATCCCTGTGACATCATCGGTCGTGGATCCTGGAGTAGGCTCCATTTCCCCTGCTTCTCCAAAGATCTCATTGGCCCCCACAGATG TAAAAGAACTTCCAGCCAAGGAACCTGGGAGGACTCTGGAGTCCCAGGAGCTGTCCCGGATAGCTGGGAAAG TTCCTGGCCTTCAGAATGAACAGAAGCGCTTTCAGCTGGAAGAACTGAGGAGATTTGGGGCCCAGTTTAAG CTGCAGTCCAGCGGCTCCCCTGAGCCCGGCCTGGATCCGTTTCCTCCCCGGGTCGTGAAGGAGGAGGCCAAGGGGAACGAGAAGGAGGCTGACGGTCTGTCGGCTTCGGAGCCCGTGGGGTCCCCAGGCTCCGCGAAGACGGAGTCCGTGTCAGATAAGGAGGACAAGCCACCGCTGCCGCCGGCGGGAGGCACGGAGGGCCCCGAGCAGCCCCTGCCATCTTGCCCAAGCCAAACTGGCAGCCCCCCGGTGGGCCTCCTCAAGGGAGACGACAAGGATGAGGGCCCCGTCGCCGA ACAAGTGAAGAAGTCCACACTGAACCCCAATGCCAAGGAGTTCAATCCCACAAAGCCTCTGCTGTCTGTG AATAAATCCACCAGTACCCCCACTTCTCCGGGGCCCCGGACTCATTCTACTCCCTCCATCCCGGTGCTGACAGCAGGCCAGAGTGGGCTCTACAGCCCCCAGTACATTTCCTACATACCTCAGATCCATATGGGACCGGCTGTCCAG GCCCCTCAGATGTATCCGTACCCTGTATCCAACTCTGTGCCTGGACAGCAGGGCAAATACCGGGGAGCAAAAG gctccctgcccccccagcGCTCGGACCAACACCAGCCAGCCTCAGCCCCTCCGATGATGCaggccgctgccgccgccggccCGCCCCTGGTGGCTGCCACGCCGTACTCCTCCTACATCCCTTACACGCCGCAGCAGTTCCCCGGCCAGCCCGCCATGATGCAGCCCATGGCCCACTACCCCTCGCAG CCGGTGTTTGCCCCCATGCTCCAGAGCAACCCACGCATGCTGACGTCGGGGAGCCATCCCCAGGCCATCGTGTCGTCCTCCACCCCTCAGTACCCTTCTGCAGAGCAGCCCACCGCCCAAGCCctctatg CCACTGTTCACCAGTCCTATCCACACCACGCCACGCAGCTCCATGCCCACCAGCCGCAGCCGGCCACCACGCCTACTGGGAGCCAGCCGCAGTCGCAGCATGCGGCCCCCAGTCCCGTCCAG CACCAGGCGGGGCAGGCCCCACACCTGGGCAGTGGACAGCCACAGCAGAATCTgtaccacccaggggccctgacagGCACGCCGCCTTCTCTGCCACCGGGACCTTCTGCCCAGTCCCCTCAGAGCAGCTTCCCCCAGCCAGCCGCTGTGTATGCCATCCATGCCCACCAGCAGCTGCCCCACGGCTTCACCAACATGGCCCACGTTACCCAG GCCCATGTCCAAACTGGAATCACAGCAGCCCCGCCCCCTCACCCTGGGGCTCCCCACCcgccccaggtgatgctgctgcaCCCACCCCAGAGCCATGGGGGCCCCCCCCAAGGCGCGGTGCCCCAGAGTGGGGTGCCTGCACTCTCAGCTTCCACACCCTCACCCTACCCCTACATCGGACACCCCCAAG CTCTCAGTGACCCCGACTGTCTCCTGACTTAG
- the ATXN2L gene encoding ataxin-2-like protein isoform X18, translating into MLKPQPPQQTSQPQPPPPTPQAVARRPPGGASPPNGGLAGPLAPTSAPAGPPAAASPCLGPAAAAGSGPRRGAEGIGAPQPPPQPQHQERPGAAAVGSARGQSTGKGPPQSPVFEGVYNNSRMLHFLTAVVGSTCDVRVKNGTTYEGIFKTLSSKFELAVDAVHRKASEPAGGPRREDIVDTMVFKPSDVMLVHFRNVDFNYATKDKFTDSAIAMNSKVNGEHKEKVRTTQKSFVSGSCVQPSWLGRLNRAPSTACESPWRMTTGARRRRSTARCSGRARAGRAPAWRHGRESTSLYPSEFGKVPGEEFDAVVPVVADRALALCHLVALTTLTVAAPARVRRHVVSMEAQRPLRGGAKTLSSPSSRPSGEASVAPPPAVGRMYPPRSPKSAAPAPVSASCPDAPMGSAVPTSSASIPVTSSVVDPGVGSISPASPKISLAPTDVKELPAKEPGRTLESQELSRIAGKVPGLQNEQKRFQLEELRRFGAQFKLQSSGSPEPGLDPFPPRVVKEEAKGNEKEADGLSASEPVGSPGSAKTESVSDKEDKPPLPPAGGTEGPEQPLPSCPSQTGSPPVGLLKGDDKDEGPVAEQVKKSTLNPNAKEFNPTKPLLSVNKSTSTPTSPGPRTHSTPSIPVLTAGQSGLYSPQYISYIPQIHMGPAVQAPQMYPYPVSNSVPGQQGKYRGAKGSLPPQRSDQHQPASAPPMMQAAAAAGPPLVAATPYSSYIPYTPQQFPGQPAMMQPMAHYPSQPVFAPMLQSNPRMLTSGSHPQAIVSSSTPQYPSAEQPTAQALYATVHQSYPHHATQLHAHQPQPATTPTGSQPQSQHAAPSPVQHQAGQAPHLGSGQPQQNLYHPGALTGTPPSLPPGPSAQSPQSSFPQPAAVYAIHAHQQLPHGFTNMAHVTQAHVQTGITAAPPPHPGAPHPPQVMLLHPPQSHGGPPQGAVPQSGVPALSASTPSPYPYIGHPQGEQPGQAPGFPGGADDRIREFSLAGGMWHGRADGLPVGQDARVLGGE; encoded by the exons ATGTTGAAGCCTCAGCCGCCACAGCAGACCTCCCAGCCCCAGCCGCCGCCCCCCACGCCCCAGGCCGTGGCCCGCCGGCCTCCCGGGGGCGCCAGCCCTCCCAACGGCGGCCTCGCGGGGCCCCTGGCCCCCACCTCGGCTCCCGCAGGGCCTCCCGCGGCCGCTTCGCCCTGCCTGGGgcctgccgccgccgccgggagCGGGCCCCGCCGGGGAGCCGAGGGCATCGGGGCGCCGCAGCCCCCGCCGCAGCCGCAGCATCAGGAGAGGCCGGGGGCGGCGGCCGTCGGCAGCGCCAG gGGACAGAGCACAGGAAAGGGACCCCCACAGTCTCCG GTGTTCGAGGGTGTCTACAACAATTCCAGAATGCTGCATTTTCTTACAGCTGTTGTG GGCTCCACCTGTGATGTGAGGGTGAAGAATGGCACCACCTACGAAGGTATCTTCAAGACTCTGAGCTCCAAG TTTGAATTAGCAGTAGACGCTGTACACCGGAAAGCATCTGAGCCAGCAGGTGGCCCTCGTCGGGAAGACATTGTGGACACCATGGTGTTTAAGCCAAGCGATGTCATGCTCGTCCACTTCCGAAATGTTGACTTCAATTATGCTACTAAAG ATAAGTTCACTGATTCAGCCATTGCCATGAACTCGAAGGTGAACGGGGAGCACAAAGAGAAGGT AAGGACAACTCAGAAGAGTTTCGTCAGCGGGAGCTGCGTGCAGCCCAGTTGGCTCGGGAGATTGAATCGAGCCCCCAGTACCGCCTGCGAATCGCCATGGAGAATGACGACGGGCGCACGGAGGAGGAGAAGCACAGCGCGGTGCAGCGGCAGGGCTCGGGCCGGGAGAGCCCCGGCTTGGCGGCACG GGAGGGAAAGTACATCCCTCTACCCCAGCGAGTTCGGGAAGGTCCCCGGGGAGGAGTTCGATGCAGTAGTTCCCGTGGTGGCCGACCGGGCCTTAGCTCTTTGCCACCTCGTGGCCCTCACCACCTTGACAGTAGCAGCCCCGGCCCGGGTTCGGAGACACGTGGTATCAATGGAG GCACAGCGGCCCCTGAGAGGTGGTGCCAAGACTCTGTCTTCACCCAGCAGTAGGCCTTCTGGAGAAGCTTCTGTTGCGCCTCCTCCTGCAG tGGGCCGGATGTACCCCCCGCGCTCTCCCAAGTCGGCTGCTCCTGCCCCAGTCTCCGCTTCCTGTCCTGATGCCCCCATGGGCTCAGCAGTACCGACCTCTTCGGCTTCCATCCCTGTGACATCATCGGTCGTGGATCCTGGAGTAGGCTCCATTTCCCCTGCTTCTCCAAAGATCTCATTGGCCCCCACAGATG TAAAAGAACTTCCAGCCAAGGAACCTGGGAGGACTCTGGAGTCCCAGGAGCTGTCCCGGATAGCTGGGAAAG TTCCTGGCCTTCAGAATGAACAGAAGCGCTTTCAGCTGGAAGAACTGAGGAGATTTGGGGCCCAGTTTAAG CTGCAGTCCAGCGGCTCCCCTGAGCCCGGCCTGGATCCGTTTCCTCCCCGGGTCGTGAAGGAGGAGGCCAAGGGGAACGAGAAGGAGGCTGACGGTCTGTCGGCTTCGGAGCCCGTGGGGTCCCCAGGCTCCGCGAAGACGGAGTCCGTGTCAGATAAGGAGGACAAGCCACCGCTGCCGCCGGCGGGAGGCACGGAGGGCCCCGAGCAGCCCCTGCCATCTTGCCCAAGCCAAACTGGCAGCCCCCCGGTGGGCCTCCTCAAGGGAGACGACAAGGATGAGGGCCCCGTCGCCGA ACAAGTGAAGAAGTCCACACTGAACCCCAATGCCAAGGAGTTCAATCCCACAAAGCCTCTGCTGTCTGTG AATAAATCCACCAGTACCCCCACTTCTCCGGGGCCCCGGACTCATTCTACTCCCTCCATCCCGGTGCTGACAGCAGGCCAGAGTGGGCTCTACAGCCCCCAGTACATTTCCTACATACCTCAGATCCATATGGGACCGGCTGTCCAG GCCCCTCAGATGTATCCGTACCCTGTATCCAACTCTGTGCCTGGACAGCAGGGCAAATACCGGGGAGCAAAAG gctccctgcccccccagcGCTCGGACCAACACCAGCCAGCCTCAGCCCCTCCGATGATGCaggccgctgccgccgccggccCGCCCCTGGTGGCTGCCACGCCGTACTCCTCCTACATCCCTTACACGCCGCAGCAGTTCCCCGGCCAGCCCGCCATGATGCAGCCCATGGCCCACTACCCCTCGCAG CCGGTGTTTGCCCCCATGCTCCAGAGCAACCCACGCATGCTGACGTCGGGGAGCCATCCCCAGGCCATCGTGTCGTCCTCCACCCCTCAGTACCCTTCTGCAGAGCAGCCCACCGCCCAAGCCctctatg CCACTGTTCACCAGTCCTATCCACACCACGCCACGCAGCTCCATGCCCACCAGCCGCAGCCGGCCACCACGCCTACTGGGAGCCAGCCGCAGTCGCAGCATGCGGCCCCCAGTCCCGTCCAG CACCAGGCGGGGCAGGCCCCACACCTGGGCAGTGGACAGCCACAGCAGAATCTgtaccacccaggggccctgacagGCACGCCGCCTTCTCTGCCACCGGGACCTTCTGCCCAGTCCCCTCAGAGCAGCTTCCCCCAGCCAGCCGCTGTGTATGCCATCCATGCCCACCAGCAGCTGCCCCACGGCTTCACCAACATGGCCCACGTTACCCAG GCCCATGTCCAAACTGGAATCACAGCAGCCCCGCCCCCTCACCCTGGGGCTCCCCACCcgccccaggtgatgctgctgcaCCCACCCCAGAGCCATGGGGGCCCCCCCCAAGGCGCGGTGCCCCAGAGTGGGGTGCCTGCACTCTCAGCTTCCACACCCTCACCCTACCCCTACATCGGACACCCCCAAGGTGAGCAGCCCGGCCAGGCGCCTGGATTTCCAGGAGGAGCCGATGACAGGATTCGTGAGTTCTCGTTAGCTGGGGGAATGTGGCATGGACGAGCCGACGGGCTGCCGGTGGGGCAGGATGCTCGGGTTCTGGGAGGGGAGTGA